One genomic region from Campylobacter concisus encodes:
- the rfaD gene encoding ADP-glyceromanno-heptose 6-epimerase, which translates to MNLNGKKIVITGGAGFIGSALAHYFDENFKDAHVLVVDKFRNDETFSNGNLKSFGHFKNLLGFKGEIYAGDINDESTLEKIRSFRPDVIYHEAAISDTTVKEQDELIKTNVNAFVNLLDICESLGAKMIYASSGATYGNAKSPQTVGECEAPNNVYGFSKLSMDNINKIYAKCGVSVVGLRYFNVFGKGEFFKNKTASMVLQFGLQILAGKTPRLFEGSDQIKRDFVYIKDIIDANIKALDAPSGVYNAATGKARSFQDIADILQREIGVNLGNEYIKNPFIGSYQFHTEADVAPAREAFGFSATWSLEEAIKDYLPEIKRIYKEEING; encoded by the coding sequence ATGAATTTAAATGGAAAAAAGATAGTTATAACTGGCGGTGCTGGCTTTATCGGCTCAGCCTTAGCGCACTATTTTGACGAAAATTTTAAAGATGCTCACGTGCTTGTCGTGGATAAATTTAGAAACGACGAGACATTTAGCAATGGCAACCTAAAAAGCTTTGGCCATTTTAAAAATTTACTTGGCTTTAAGGGTGAAATTTACGCCGGCGACATCAACGATGAGAGCACACTTGAAAAGATAAGGAGCTTTCGTCCAGACGTTATCTACCACGAGGCAGCGATCTCAGACACGACTGTAAAAGAGCAAGATGAACTAATAAAAACAAATGTAAATGCCTTTGTAAATTTGCTTGATATCTGCGAGAGTTTGGGCGCAAAGATGATTTACGCTAGCTCAGGGGCGACTTATGGCAACGCAAAGAGCCCACAGACCGTTGGCGAGTGTGAAGCACCAAACAACGTCTATGGCTTTAGTAAACTAAGCATGGATAATATCAATAAAATTTACGCAAAGTGTGGCGTGAGCGTGGTTGGACTAAGATATTTTAACGTTTTTGGCAAGGGCGAGTTTTTCAAAAACAAAACCGCCTCGATGGTGCTTCAGTTTGGACTTCAAATTTTAGCCGGCAAGACCCCAAGGCTCTTTGAGGGTAGCGACCAGATCAAGCGTGACTTTGTCTATATAAAAGATATCATTGACGCAAACATAAAAGCACTTGACGCACCAAGTGGCGTCTATAACGCAGCTACTGGCAAGGCTAGAAGCTTTCAAGATATCGCAGACATCTTGCAGCGTGAGATCGGCGTAAATTTAGGCAACGAATATATAAAAAACCCATTTATCGGCTCATATCAGTTTCATACCGAGGCTGACGTGGCCCCAGCTAGAGAGGCATTTGGTTTTAGCGCGACTTGGAGCTTGGAAGAGGCGATAAAAGACTACTTGCCAGAAATAAAGAGAATTTACAAGGAAGAGATAAATGGCTAA
- the rfaE1 gene encoding D-glycero-beta-D-manno-heptose-7-phosphate kinase, producing MAKRVKILVVGDLMLDHYIWGSCDRISPEAPVQVVKINNETYTLGGAGNVVRNLLSLGANVSVASVLGDDEAGKKIKERLAELKVKDELILTERGRESSIKSRIMASHQQVVRIDKESVVKINLEDEFVSKVKENLANFKAVLLSDYGKGVLSKKVCQEIINECVRLNIPVLIDPKGSDYSKYKNATLLTPNKKEASEATNLKIKDKAELEKAIKQLKDELNLTYSIITISEEGIALYDDKLHIFAAKAKEVFDVTGAGDTVLATLGYMLANGADIKEAIKIANLAAAVVVAKIGSATASFSEIEQLLNSSFGANFEHKLKSLDELEEILSQKGKKRVVFTNGCFDILHAGHVKYLARARELGDLLVVGLNSDASVKRLKGDARPINSQDDRACVLSGLGFVDYVVIFDEDTPLNLITKIKPDVLVKGADYKGKEVVGSDIVKEVRLIDFVEGKSTTGIIKRIKDVKNDDKK from the coding sequence ATGGCTAAGAGAGTTAAAATTTTAGTCGTCGGCGACCTCATGCTGGATCACTATATCTGGGGCAGCTGCGACCGTATCTCTCCTGAAGCGCCAGTGCAGGTAGTAAAGATAAATAACGAAACCTACACACTTGGAGGTGCTGGCAACGTGGTGAGAAATTTGCTTTCCCTTGGCGCAAATGTGAGCGTAGCTAGCGTTTTGGGAGATGATGAGGCTGGTAAAAAGATAAAAGAAAGACTTGCTGAGCTAAAAGTAAAAGATGAACTGATCCTTACTGAAAGAGGACGCGAAAGCTCGATAAAAAGCCGTATCATGGCATCGCACCAGCAAGTTGTTAGGATCGATAAAGAGAGCGTTGTCAAGATAAATTTAGAAGATGAGTTCGTCTCAAAAGTAAAAGAAAACCTTGCAAATTTTAAGGCTGTCTTGCTAAGCGACTACGGCAAAGGCGTGCTTAGCAAAAAGGTTTGTCAAGAGATCATAAACGAGTGCGTGAGGCTAAATATCCCAGTGCTCATAGACCCAAAAGGCAGCGACTACTCAAAATACAAAAACGCGACCCTTCTAACGCCAAATAAAAAAGAGGCGAGCGAGGCTACAAATTTAAAGATAAAAGACAAAGCCGAGCTTGAAAAGGCGATAAAGCAGCTAAAAGACGAGCTAAATTTGACCTATTCGATCATCACGATCTCAGAAGAGGGTATCGCGCTTTATGACGACAAGCTACACATCTTTGCTGCTAAGGCAAAAGAGGTCTTTGATGTCACTGGTGCTGGAGATACGGTGCTGGCTACACTTGGCTATATGCTAGCAAACGGAGCTGATATAAAAGAGGCGATAAAGATAGCAAACCTCGCAGCAGCCGTCGTAGTGGCTAAAATAGGCAGTGCAACGGCTAGCTTTAGCGAGATCGAGCAGCTGCTAAATAGCTCATTTGGGGCAAATTTCGAGCACAAGCTAAAGAGCCTTGATGAGCTTGAGGAGATTTTGAGCCAAAAGGGCAAGAAAAGGGTCGTTTTCACAAATGGCTGCTTTGATATCTTGCACGCTGGGCACGTAAAATACCTAGCGCGCGCAAGGGAGCTTGGCGATCTTTTGGTCGTTGGGTTAAACTCGGACGCTTCGGTTAAGAGGCTAAAAGGGGATGCTAGGCCTATAAACTCGCAAGATGATAGAGCCTGCGTGCTAAGCGGGCTTGGATTTGTTGATTATGTCGTCATTTTTGATGAGGATACGCCATTAAATTTGATAACAAAGATAAAGCCTGACGTGCTTGTAAAAGGGGCTGATTATAAAGGCAAAGAGGTCGTTGGCAGCGATATCGTAAAAGAGGTTAGGCTCATCGACTTTGTCGAGGGTAAAAGTACGACAGGGATAATAAAAAGGATAAAAGATGTTAAAAACGATGATAAAAAATGA
- a CDS encoding SseB family protein — protein MQEVMDKFLKEPNQQNEVNLIAALKKASFFAPVLLNQALAKPDGGVVYEEEGSNIKFILLEDEGDKLSYFPAFTSKEAMRLWRNDSEQESIEIGLKEYLAMLKESSYAGVVVDAFSYDFILKKEQIARILD, from the coding sequence ATGCAAGAAGTGATGGATAAATTTTTAAAAGAGCCTAACCAACAAAATGAGGTAAATTTGATAGCGGCTTTAAAAAAGGCTAGCTTTTTTGCTCCGGTGCTTTTAAACCAAGCGCTCGCAAAGCCTGATGGTGGTGTGGTTTATGAAGAAGAGGGCTCAAATATCAAATTTATCCTGCTTGAAGATGAGGGCGATAAGCTTAGCTATTTTCCGGCATTTACTAGCAAAGAAGCGATGAGGCTTTGGCGAAACGACAGTGAGCAAGAAAGCATAGAGATAGGGCTAAAAGAGTATCTTGCGATGCTAAAAGAGAGCAGTTACGCTGGCGTCGTGGTTGATGCATTTAGCTATGATTTTATTCTTAAAAAAGAGCAGATAGCAAGAATTTTAGACTAA
- the gmhA gene encoding D-sedoheptulose 7-phosphate isomerase: protein MLKTMIKNELEAHQKTFNEHVNLLDSLERACQMVADTLKNGKKVLICGNGGSAADAQHFAAELTGRYKSERQALPGIALTTDTSALTAIGNDYGFDYVFSRQLEALAQPGDLLVAISTSGNSKNVLEAIKSAKKMGALVLGLSGKGGGAMNEGCDLNLVVSSSDTARIQESHIFFIHTICQAVDEAFRG from the coding sequence ATGTTAAAAACGATGATAAAAAATGAGCTCGAGGCTCACCAAAAGACCTTTAACGAGCATGTAAATTTGCTAGATAGCCTAGAGCGTGCTTGCCAGATGGTAGCTGATACGCTAAAAAATGGAAAAAAGGTGCTAATATGTGGCAACGGCGGTTCTGCGGCGGACGCACAGCACTTTGCAGCCGAGCTAACTGGCAGATATAAAAGCGAACGTCAAGCACTACCAGGCATCGCGCTAACTACCGACACTTCGGCACTTACGGCCATTGGCAACGACTACGGCTTTGACTATGTTTTCTCACGTCAGCTTGAGGCTTTAGCTCAGCCAGGCGACTTGCTCGTGGCGATCTCAACTAGTGGCAACAGCAAAAATGTCCTTGAGGCTATAAAAAGTGCTAAGAAAATGGGTGCATTGGTGCTTGGACTTAGCGGCAAAGGCGGCGGTGCGATGAATGAAGGATGTGATCTAAATTTAGTCGTTAGCTCAAGCGACACTGCAAGGATACAAGAGTCGCACATATTTTTCATTCACACGATATGTCAGGCTGTAGACGAAGCTTTTAGGGGTTAA